The following proteins are co-located in the Megalobrama amblycephala isolate DHTTF-2021 linkage group LG12, ASM1881202v1, whole genome shotgun sequence genome:
- the ccn1l2 gene encoding cellular communication network factor 1, like 2: MCSGRNQRTWTVICIVLLLVLCSSEGEAARSCSRPCSCPPSAPSCPLGVSWVLDECGCCKVCAQQFNQDCGPDRPCDHIKGLRCHLGAGGDPRRGLCRADAQGRPCEFGGRVYQHGEDFQPSCQHQCSCMDGVVGCMPLCPHNIPLPSTHCTNPRLETLPGRCCEEWLCDHDNSISEEPPDPRPQHTPSNHISKLLQSPDSFPSRRGSFQEWSSVPVSLVPVPTSKCFPQTTDWSECSASCGFGISSRVTNSNAQCRLVRETRLCQIRECDISPAMKKGKKCGQTVRSREPEQITFAGCSTARRYRPRTCGSCVDGRCCQPSASRTLRLRFRCPDGENITRNVMWIQRCRCSKSFCRLQRELSSPIVSLHNDIHTFSH; encoded by the exons ATGTGTTCTGGAAGAAATCAAAGGACCTGGACAGTTATTTGCATTGTCTTGTTGTTGGTTTTATGCTCATCTGAAGGAGAG GCGGCCCGGAGCTGTTCCCGTCCGTGCTCGTGTCCCCCGTCTGCGCCCTCCTGCCCGCTCGGAGTGAGCTGGGTGTTGGATGAGTGCGGCTGCTGTAAGGTGTGCGCCCAACAGTTTAACCAAGACTGCGGCCCTGACCGACCCTGTGACCACATCAAGGGCCTGCGCTGCCACCTGGGGGCCGGAGGAGACCCTCGCCGGGGACTCTGTAGAG CTGACGCTCAGGGGCGTCCGTGTGAGTTTGGTGGGCGAGTGTATCAGCACGGAGAGGATTTCCAGCCCAGCTGTCAACACCAGTGCAGCTGTATGGACGGTGTGGTGGGCTGCATGCCTCTGTGCCCACACAACATCCCTCTGCCCAGCACACACTGCACCAACCCTCGCCTGGAGACGCTGCCGGGCCGCTGCTGCGAGGAGTGGCTGTGCGACCATGATAACAGCATCAGTGAAGAGCCGCCGGACCCCCGTCCTCAACACACCCCGTCCAACCACATCAGCAAACTCCTGCAGAGCCCCGACAGCTTCCCGTCCAGAAGGGGCTCCTTTCAAG AGTGGTCATCTGTGCCGGTGTCTCTGGTTCCCGTCCCAACATCCAAATGCTTCCCACAGACCACCGACTGGTCAGAATGTTCTGCTTCCTGTGGGTTTGGCATCTCGAGTCGAGTGACCAATAGTAATGCACAGTGCCGGCTGGTTAGAGAGACACGCCTTTGCCAGATCCGAGAATGTGACATCTCTCCAGCTATGAAG AAAGGAAAGAAGTGTGGACAGACAGTGAGGTCTCGGGAACCAGAGCAGATAACGTTCGCCGGCTGCTCTACGGCTCGCCGCTACCGGCCTCGTACGTGTGGCTCGTGTGTGGATGGCAGGTGCTGTCAGCCGTCCGCATCCCGCACGTTGCGTCTGCGATTCCGCTGCCCGGATGGCGAGAACATCACACGAAATGTCATGTGGATCCAGCGCTGCCGGTGCAGCAAAAGCTTCTGCAGGCTTCAGAGGGAGCTTTCCTCACCCATCGTCAGCCTTCACAACGACATACACACCTTCTCTCACTGA